From Deltaproteobacteria bacterium, the proteins below share one genomic window:
- a CDS encoding long-chain fatty aldehyde decarbonylase: MPASPTAAPPRDIHDLDPQEFLEEVHSFEFWFQAVEGYLSGLTYGHRPETAEALLTEVERDRLITVLCNYCVGETAALEGASGLIAIAPNRLAKIFLSTQVADEGRHLEVFQHRLRDLGVSDPEAEVQRRASRSLLLFRRRLLELVASKDWEAAIFAQNVILESLEFAVFHSHAQDADPITREVLQSVIKDERRHIGFGENELGRRLAKSPHIRARIEQVKKELDHLVLDTLEETMRHIGLERSEQDRLGRAYLESVDRLGFV, encoded by the coding sequence ATGCCGGCGAGTCCAACCGCGGCGCCACCACGCGACATCCACGACCTTGACCCGCAGGAGTTCCTCGAAGAGGTGCACTCCTTCGAGTTCTGGTTTCAGGCGGTCGAAGGCTACCTGTCCGGACTCACCTACGGACACCGGCCCGAGACCGCCGAGGCGCTGTTGACCGAAGTCGAGCGCGATCGTCTCATCACCGTGCTGTGCAACTACTGCGTTGGCGAGACCGCGGCGCTCGAAGGCGCCAGCGGCTTGATCGCCATCGCTCCCAATCGACTCGCCAAGATCTTTCTGTCCACTCAAGTGGCGGACGAGGGGCGCCACCTGGAAGTCTTTCAGCATCGCTTGCGCGATCTCGGCGTGAGCGATCCCGAAGCCGAAGTCCAACGGCGCGCCAGCCGCAGCCTACTCTTGTTCCGACGACGGCTGTTGGAGTTGGTGGCGAGCAAAGACTGGGAAGCGGCAATCTTCGCGCAGAACGTGATCCTTGAGTCGCTCGAGTTCGCCGTCTTCCACAGCCACGCCCAGGACGCCGATCCGATCACGCGCGAGGTGTTGCAGAGCGTGATCAAAGACGAGCGCCGACACATCGGCTTCGGCGAAAACGAACTCGGCCGTCGACTCGCCAAGTCGCCGCACATTCGCGCCCGCATCGAGCAGGTGAAGAAGGAACTCGATCATCTCGTGCTCGACACGTTGGAAGAAACCATGCGCCACATCGGCTTGGAACGCAGCGAGCAGGATCGGCTCGGACGCGCCTATCTCGAATCGGTCGATCGCTTGGGGTTCGTATGA
- a CDS encoding DUF4258 domain-containing protein codes for MKPVRWTAHALKNLADREVDRVQADLALAQPEFVTPGQPPRRIFMRRYFDTQLQQEMLLCLIVEETPDELVVVTVYRTSQIARYLKGVQP; via the coding sequence ATGAAGCCGGTCCGCTGGACAGCGCATGCCCTCAAGAATCTTGCCGATCGTGAGGTCGATCGGGTGCAAGCCGACCTCGCACTCGCGCAGCCTGAGTTCGTTACGCCGGGGCAGCCGCCCCGCCGAATCTTCATGCGCCGATACTTCGATACCCAGCTACAGCAAGAGATGCTACTGTGTCTCATCGTGGAGGAAACGCCCGACGAACTGGTCGTGGTCACCGTGTACCGAACGTCGCAGATCGCGAGGTACCTGAAAGGGGTGCAGCCATGA
- a CDS encoding DUF2283 domain-containing protein — translation MKVTYDEETDTLTIALRSERIKESDEVRPGVIADFGYDGGIVRFEILQASKVVEKAREIQFAVGE, via the coding sequence ATGAAGGTCACATATGATGAGGAAACCGATACCTTGACGATCGCGCTCCGCAGCGAGCGAATCAAGGAAAGTGACGAGGTACGCCCCGGCGTCATCGCGGACTTCGGCTACGACGGTGGCATCGTTCGCTTCGAGATCCTCCAAGCATCCAAGGTCGTCGAGAAGGCGCGCGAGATCCAGTTTGCCGTCGGGGAGTAG
- a CDS encoding NnrS family protein — METEQSFIGLPSSVWRGEPFRIFFPLGVVLAWVGIGHWLLYAIGVTSSYSCMFHGVVQMQAFMMAFAIGFLLTAVPRRTGTPPASAIEIVALATALITTTAAAVAEQWMIAEGAYGALFVLLLQFAVRRFVGREAGRRPPAAFVLIPIGVLQGIGGAVLIAMSTASDAPAWQLGFGRLLVEQGVFLCFAVGVGSLVLPLLAGAAPPPDLGSSPRETWRALLYGSAGVVIFASLVLEQAGWLRAAPLLRAAVVACGLLAGGGAWRAPGKPGLHRRLVWLSVWLMPFGLVASALSPDYRVPALHILFIGGFGLMAFGVATHVALSHLGLEQLALGRPRAVIVLGAGFLLAMAGRVAADASNTYFAHLGWAAGCWLVGSLAWLAFFAPKFWRRSA, encoded by the coding sequence ATGGAAACCGAGCAGTCGTTCATTGGCTTGCCGAGTAGCGTCTGGCGTGGCGAGCCGTTTCGAATCTTCTTCCCGCTGGGCGTGGTGCTCGCATGGGTCGGCATCGGCCACTGGCTGCTGTACGCCATCGGCGTGACCAGCAGCTACTCGTGCATGTTTCACGGCGTGGTGCAGATGCAGGCGTTCATGATGGCGTTCGCGATTGGCTTTCTGCTGACCGCGGTGCCGCGCCGCACCGGCACTCCTCCCGCTTCTGCGATCGAGATCGTGGCGCTAGCTACCGCCCTCATCACCACGACCGCGGCGGCGGTCGCCGAGCAGTGGATGATCGCCGAAGGCGCGTACGGAGCGCTGTTTGTGCTGTTGCTGCAGTTCGCCGTGCGCCGTTTCGTCGGGCGCGAAGCGGGTCGCCGGCCGCCCGCGGCGTTCGTGCTGATTCCGATAGGCGTCCTGCAGGGCATCGGCGGCGCGGTGCTGATCGCGATGTCCACCGCCAGCGATGCGCCGGCGTGGCAGTTGGGGTTCGGGCGGTTGCTGGTCGAGCAAGGCGTCTTCCTGTGCTTCGCCGTCGGCGTGGGCAGCTTGGTGCTGCCATTGCTCGCAGGCGCTGCGCCGCCGCCGGATCTCGGCTCCTCGCCGCGCGAGACCTGGCGGGCGCTGTTGTACGGCAGCGCCGGCGTCGTCATCTTCGCGAGCTTGGTGTTGGAACAAGCCGGCTGGCTGCGCGCCGCTCCATTGTTGCGCGCTGCCGTGGTTGCCTGCGGACTGCTCGCCGGCGGTGGCGCCTGGCGTGCACCCGGCAAGCCCGGCTTGCATCGCCGACTAGTGTGGCTGTCGGTGTGGCTGATGCCGTTCGGGCTGGTTGCCTCGGCGTTGTCGCCCGACTATCGCGTCCCGGCGCTTCACATTCTGTTCATTGGCGGCTTCGGCCTGATGGCGTTCGGCGTGGCAACTCACGTGGCACTCAGCCATCTTGGTCTCGAGCAGCTCGCGCTTGGCCGGCCGCGCGCAGTCATCGTGCTGGGCGCCGGCTTTCTGCTGGCGATGGCTGGACGGGTGGCCGCCGATGCCAGCAACACCTACTTCGCGCACTTGGGATGGGCAGCGGGCTGTTGGCTCGTCGGCTCGTTGGCGTGGCTCGCCTTCTTTGCCCCGAAATTCTGGCGGCGCAGCGCGTAG
- a CDS encoding SBBP repeat-containing protein: MSRTHCVALFTSISCIAALALGGLGEPAAAPASPAVSTQSVSTRYGTLPLTFEPNQGQASGDVAFLSRGPGYTLSLTAKGVLVSRPSHRAVAEGDGENRWQTARIRFAGADLAPKITGLNQQPGTTNYFIGNDPLQWQTDIPNFGRVAYGGVYPGIDLVFYGNQRQLEYDFVVAPGADPRRIRLSVVDGVGSEATAGVVRIDDTGNLVLHLADGDLTFKAPVAYQDISGTRRPVAARFVLAAAALDPTSTAADSGRTEIAFALGAYDPTQPLVIDPVLIYSGYYFGGAHFDVGAGIVVDTQGNAYITGTTPIGPDPNNSHNVAFVAKLNPAGDHLVYQTMLNGAKGCVFSVEAFGESIAVDAAGSAYVTGWVCATDFPGQDKGKGYDDVFVVKLSPAGDSIVYSRLLGGTELDKGFAIAVDGSGNAYVGGITYPHGNFPTTGGAWQPQRIGENDDTSPPPDGFVAKLGPDGATLWATYVSGGLDDEVYGVAVDAQTPPNVYASGITNSIDFATTMGSFQTHVAGTQGKADAFVVKLSPSGAPVYSTLYGGTGSEFEGNYLRIGVGPTGRAYIAGSTSSVDLPFPPPPAMPFNTVAPHIVGGFAVPTTFLAVLNETGSALLYSTYLGAGQVRGIAVRSDGVAYVTGQTVWPDFPVQEAIQGADCVVGGMLSICGSAAFVSWVRPEGHSHADLLFSTYLGGNGTDFGNGIAIDAAGNAYVVGNSSSTDFPRAGLPTQDNSGGDDVFVSKIAPNNVGPTATVTLTPTRTHTLTPTRTITPTQTFTVTVTWTPSVTRTRTPTQTVTVTSTLTGTRTKTRTTSPTPSSTPTPTPVLCGDGHVDPGEECDAGARNSDTEPNTCRVLCVLPKCGDHVLDDKPPFNENCDDGNQLDGDGCPKTCKLAITLRPYLILGKGLCDNAPVPIQVTDSNGHDVSNDPDIEYQWVRGTVAPKVLDAALKKFVQKVVELKEGETAPVVKTAKLDVVQGAGGTTVQFTPGEEGLGVNVLRAVRMRNGVEVASTNIALVISGMKLAEQTGLEIEPVSPLNFVSGAITDALGKEVADPPMILFSHGPLCNGEADFIGSEGFVRVKSIRFDFFGGIIEDVNLITAIQAVIGAIPSATGPLGVLAKAVEKGVPYIASQFLDFEVSSKAAMDSEEASGRTQTEDNVISVTDGITVNKPFFRGVVTAKNPGLSAVQATLNLEKLCLGKADDSVLVIVGPQLDKVEIRNEPGGFESPITVPLGGNRTPHAVAMLTAVAASGPPQVLAFDPVNLTGDTATKFRQKIEGLIPGLDKILADIGVPINIVVPPGAVLEGDRNTYRGGNVYFQIQLTYNPFQGTITVTQLRLQTRIPNIPFVTKWQSTFPPDSVVTIDQSAATTTGLKRGNGQIRVDVCLPFLTGPGSDPADVEEVRVSGDDIVVLPFKYDDENGNGHYDGDEKELAGWEIAVLDAYGAEVATCITDGTGSCVIIVPKERFPKETKTFQVGEVPQEGWSFSGQSPNPPEGYPIATTAAIAVSFGNFRDMKLTGIKFHDRDGDGLMGPDEPGLFGWQIEYIDTFGKVHRATTDPDGRYEISISLDSLQGDQDYVIREVTQTGWTPTFPANGVLPNDVPQVPVRSGQSLTVNFGNFHDIKILGRKFDDRNGNGMQDAGEPGLPNWKIEFVDTFGRVRRAVTDVDGDYFFRLPLGIFKGPGQAQVREVHQEGWVQTFPFGGGPRDFPDATTGALVSDGRYEVNFGNRQLPTPTRTESPTPTHTPDELTETPTETPEETETPTETETPTPTPTATPTPASILTGMKYEDVNGNGQRDVGEPRLRGWVIFLDDNLDGVLNNARSGDGVCDAKAEEECKFTDESGVYAFVVGAGFYRVREVPQPGWVQTSADPPDIVVEGDEMMMPRAGHPAQAPRRLAAGQSFQFLDFGNFRLGNVPGAAFEDRDDNARRDSTDPGLAGWTIFTDDNENGHLDEGEARVVTGADGRYLFQGLTAGRHVLRELMQCGYRQTFPLGHGTYDLDITSSGGVSDKDFGNQPPSAIPGDSNRDGRVSAADLTATSMGLAGGRQHPLMDANEDGDINGADLGATASNAFACGALFALVAPLPTETPTATSTVLATSTPVPTSMRTATPTVTQTATATNSPTRTATFVGKTSTPTKTATGTATRATLTPTKTPTVSLACSMPATPLAIPDGSATGINDTLTLSDTALITDLNVRLEIEHTWVGDLVVSLTHVDTGTRVVLLDRPGKPTSDDGCGAENVDTILDDEAGALAEDACNFSPPGIGGRLRPSASLSAFDGEHLAGQWRLTVADEATGDVGVLIRWCLEANGPDVPPQPTPTPTPPADRFTQCDTLVDPDAIPDNSASGIASDIVIANGAGITDLNVLVDISHDWVGDLVVRLTHVDTGTSAVLIDRPGLPALPPDGCGGADIVAVLDDEAPTAVEDECSDAFPAISGDFIPNNPLSVFDGEDAAGAWRLTVSDNALGDTGNLNAWCLGVNESPVSGSISLGRRAILRAQQALARCHVTDHDRVGAD, encoded by the coding sequence ATGTCTCGCACGCACTGCGTAGCGCTGTTCACGTCGATATCCTGCATCGCCGCGCTCGCGCTCGGCGGTCTCGGCGAACCCGCCGCCGCGCCTGCTTCGCCTGCGGTTTCGACGCAGTCGGTGTCGACCCGCTACGGCACGCTGCCGCTAACCTTTGAACCGAACCAAGGGCAGGCGTCCGGTGACGTTGCGTTTCTTTCCCGCGGCCCCGGCTACACGTTGAGCCTCACAGCCAAGGGCGTGCTCGTGTCGCGGCCATCGCATCGCGCGGTTGCCGAAGGCGATGGCGAGAACCGGTGGCAAACGGCTCGCATTCGTTTCGCCGGCGCCGACCTCGCGCCAAAAATCACGGGCCTCAACCAACAGCCGGGTACGACCAACTACTTCATCGGCAATGACCCGCTTCAGTGGCAGACCGACATTCCCAACTTCGGCCGCGTCGCCTACGGGGGCGTCTATCCCGGGATCGATCTCGTCTTCTACGGCAACCAGCGACAACTCGAGTATGACTTCGTCGTCGCGCCCGGCGCCGATCCGCGACGGATCCGACTCTCCGTCGTCGATGGCGTGGGCTCTGAAGCGACCGCCGGAGTCGTGCGCATCGACGACACCGGCAACCTCGTCCTCCATCTCGCCGACGGCGACCTCACCTTCAAGGCTCCGGTGGCGTACCAGGACATCAGTGGCACCCGTCGTCCGGTTGCGGCGCGATTCGTTCTCGCCGCGGCCGCACTCGATCCGACGAGCACCGCTGCCGATTCAGGACGAACCGAGATCGCATTCGCGCTCGGCGCTTATGATCCCACGCAGCCGCTCGTCATCGACCCTGTGTTGATCTACTCGGGCTACTATTTCGGCGGCGCCCACTTCGACGTCGGCGCCGGTATCGTCGTCGATACGCAGGGCAATGCCTACATCACCGGAACGACGCCGATCGGCCCGGACCCAAACAACTCCCACAACGTCGCGTTCGTCGCTAAGCTCAATCCGGCGGGCGATCATCTCGTCTACCAAACGATGCTCAATGGAGCCAAGGGATGCGTGTTCTCGGTAGAAGCGTTCGGCGAAAGCATCGCGGTCGATGCGGCCGGCAGTGCGTATGTGACCGGATGGGTCTGCGCCACGGACTTCCCCGGGCAGGACAAAGGCAAAGGCTACGATGACGTCTTCGTGGTCAAACTGAGCCCCGCCGGAGACAGCATCGTCTACTCGCGCCTGCTCGGCGGCACCGAGCTCGATAAGGGATTCGCCATCGCGGTCGACGGCTCCGGCAACGCCTACGTCGGCGGCATCACCTACCCCCACGGCAACTTTCCGACCACCGGTGGCGCGTGGCAGCCGCAGCGCATTGGCGAGAACGACGACACGTCCCCTCCCCCGGATGGCTTCGTCGCCAAGCTCGGGCCGGACGGCGCGACGCTCTGGGCGACGTACGTCAGCGGAGGGCTCGACGACGAGGTCTATGGCGTCGCCGTCGATGCGCAGACACCGCCCAATGTGTACGCGTCGGGCATTACGAACTCGATCGACTTTGCGACCACCATGGGGAGCTTTCAGACCCATGTGGCCGGCACGCAGGGTAAGGCGGACGCGTTCGTCGTGAAGCTGAGCCCGTCCGGCGCGCCGGTCTACTCGACTCTCTACGGCGGTACGGGCAGCGAGTTCGAAGGCAACTACCTTCGGATCGGGGTCGGGCCAACTGGGCGGGCCTACATTGCCGGTTCGACCAGTTCTGTCGACCTGCCATTCCCGCCCCCGCCAGCGATGCCCTTCAACACCGTCGCCCCTCACATCGTCGGTGGATTTGCGGTTCCAACAACCTTCCTCGCCGTTCTCAACGAGACCGGGTCGGCATTGCTCTACTCGACCTACCTGGGCGCAGGCCAAGTGCGCGGGATCGCCGTTCGGTCCGATGGCGTTGCCTACGTCACCGGCCAGACCGTCTGGCCGGACTTTCCGGTGCAGGAGGCGATCCAGGGTGCCGACTGCGTCGTCGGCGGCATGCTCAGTATCTGCGGCAGCGCCGCCTTCGTGAGCTGGGTCCGGCCGGAAGGACACAGCCATGCGGATCTACTCTTCTCGACCTATCTCGGCGGCAACGGCACCGACTTCGGAAACGGCATCGCCATCGACGCGGCGGGGAACGCGTACGTCGTCGGCAACTCGTCATCGACGGACTTTCCTCGCGCCGGCCTTCCGACGCAGGACAACAGTGGCGGCGACGATGTGTTCGTCAGCAAGATCGCCCCGAACAACGTCGGCCCAACGGCGACGGTCACGCTCACGCCGACCCGCACGCATACCCTCACCCCGACGCGCACTATCACGCCGACACAGACGTTCACGGTTACCGTGACGTGGACACCATCAGTGACACGAACGCGGACGCCGACGCAGACGGTCACTGTGACGAGCACGCTGACGGGGACCCGCACGAAGACCCGCACCACCTCACCGACACCAAGTTCCACGCCGACGCCCACCCCGGTGCTGTGCGGCGACGGCCACGTCGATCCCGGCGAGGAATGTGACGCCGGCGCGCGTAACAGCGACACCGAACCGAACACCTGTCGCGTGCTCTGCGTCCTGCCGAAGTGCGGCGACCACGTGCTCGACGACAAGCCGCCCTTCAACGAAAACTGCGACGACGGCAATCAACTGGACGGTGACGGTTGCCCGAAAACCTGCAAGCTGGCGATCACCCTGCGCCCGTATCTCATCCTCGGTAAGGGGCTGTGCGACAACGCGCCGGTACCGATTCAAGTGACTGACAGCAACGGACACGACGTCAGCAACGATCCGGACATCGAGTACCAATGGGTTCGGGGCACCGTCGCGCCCAAGGTTCTCGACGCCGCTCTCAAGAAGTTCGTCCAGAAAGTGGTGGAGTTGAAAGAAGGCGAGACGGCACCGGTGGTGAAGACGGCAAAGCTCGATGTGGTGCAGGGCGCCGGCGGCACCACCGTGCAGTTCACGCCTGGCGAAGAAGGCCTCGGCGTCAACGTGCTGCGCGCCGTGCGCATGCGCAACGGCGTCGAAGTGGCCAGCACCAATATCGCCTTGGTGATCTCGGGCATGAAGCTCGCGGAGCAGACCGGACTCGAGATCGAGCCGGTCTCGCCCCTCAACTTCGTATCCGGCGCCATCACCGATGCGCTCGGCAAGGAGGTCGCCGATCCGCCCATGATTCTCTTCAGCCACGGGCCACTGTGCAACGGCGAAGCCGACTTCATCGGCAGCGAGGGCTTCGTGCGCGTGAAGAGCATCAGGTTCGACTTCTTCGGCGGCATCATCGAGGACGTCAACCTGATCACCGCAATCCAAGCGGTGATCGGTGCCATCCCGTCCGCGACGGGCCCGCTCGGCGTTCTCGCCAAGGCGGTCGAGAAGGGCGTGCCGTACATCGCCAGTCAGTTCCTCGATTTCGAGGTGAGCTCGAAGGCGGCGATGGATTCGGAAGAGGCGAGCGGGCGCACGCAGACCGAGGACAACGTCATCTCCGTCACGGACGGCATCACGGTCAACAAGCCCTTCTTCCGCGGCGTCGTCACCGCCAAGAATCCCGGGCTCTCGGCCGTGCAGGCGACGCTCAACCTCGAGAAGCTCTGCCTCGGCAAAGCCGATGATTCGGTGCTCGTCATCGTCGGCCCCCAGCTCGACAAGGTCGAGATCCGCAACGAGCCCGGCGGCTTCGAAAGCCCCATCACGGTGCCGCTCGGCGGCAACCGCACGCCGCATGCGGTCGCCATGCTGACCGCGGTCGCGGCCAGCGGCCCGCCGCAGGTCCTCGCCTTCGATCCGGTCAATCTCACCGGCGACACGGCTACGAAGTTTCGCCAGAAGATCGAGGGACTCATCCCCGGACTCGACAAGATTCTGGCCGACATCGGCGTACCCATCAACATCGTGGTGCCGCCAGGAGCGGTGCTGGAAGGCGATCGCAACACCTACCGCGGCGGCAACGTCTACTTCCAGATCCAGCTCACCTACAATCCCTTCCAGGGAACGATCACCGTGACCCAGCTGCGCTTGCAGACGAGGATTCCCAACATTCCGTTCGTGACCAAGTGGCAGTCGACGTTCCCGCCGGATTCGGTCGTCACCATCGACCAGAGCGCCGCCACCACGACCGGGCTCAAGCGCGGGAACGGTCAGATCCGCGTCGACGTGTGCCTGCCCTTCCTCACCGGGCCCGGGAGCGACCCAGCGGACGTCGAAGAAGTTCGCGTCAGCGGTGACGACATCGTCGTGCTGCCCTTCAAGTACGATGACGAGAACGGCAACGGTCACTACGACGGCGACGAGAAGGAACTCGCCGGCTGGGAGATCGCTGTCCTCGACGCCTACGGCGCCGAGGTCGCCACCTGCATCACCGACGGCACGGGCAGTTGCGTCATCATCGTGCCGAAGGAGCGCTTCCCGAAGGAGACTAAGACCTTTCAGGTCGGGGAGGTGCCGCAAGAGGGATGGAGCTTCAGCGGCCAGTCTCCCAATCCCCCCGAAGGCTATCCGATCGCCACGACCGCCGCGATCGCCGTGAGCTTCGGCAATTTCCGCGACATGAAACTCACGGGCATCAAGTTCCACGATCGCGATGGCGACGGTCTCATGGGCCCCGATGAGCCAGGGCTGTTCGGCTGGCAGATCGAGTACATCGATACCTTCGGGAAGGTGCATCGCGCTACCACGGATCCGGATGGCCGCTATGAGATCTCGATTTCCCTCGACTCGTTGCAGGGAGACCAGGATTACGTCATCCGCGAAGTGACGCAGACCGGCTGGACGCCCACGTTTCCGGCCAACGGCGTGTTGCCCAACGACGTTCCGCAAGTACCGGTGCGCAGCGGGCAATCATTGACGGTCAACTTCGGCAACTTCCACGACATCAAGATCCTCGGGCGCAAGTTCGACGACCGCAACGGCAACGGTATGCAGGATGCCGGTGAACCCGGTCTACCCAACTGGAAGATCGAGTTCGTCGATACCTTCGGCCGCGTGCGCCGCGCCGTCACGGACGTCGATGGCGACTATTTCTTCCGTTTGCCACTGGGCATCTTCAAAGGTCCGGGACAGGCGCAGGTACGCGAGGTTCATCAAGAGGGCTGGGTACAGACCTTTCCGTTTGGCGGTGGCCCGCGCGATTTTCCCGATGCTACCACCGGCGCGCTGGTGAGCGATGGGCGCTACGAAGTCAACTTCGGGAACCGCCAGCTCCCGACGCCGACACGCACCGAGTCCCCGACGCCGACGCATACACCCGACGAGCTCACCGAAACACCCACGGAGACGCCCGAGGAGACCGAGACCCCGACCGAAACGGAGACGCCAACTCCGACACCGACCGCGACTCCAACACCTGCCAGCATCCTCACCGGCATGAAGTACGAAGACGTGAACGGCAACGGCCAGCGCGATGTCGGCGAGCCGCGCCTGCGCGGCTGGGTCATCTTCCTCGACGACAACCTCGACGGCGTGCTCAACAACGCACGCAGCGGCGACGGAGTCTGCGACGCCAAGGCGGAAGAGGAGTGCAAGTTCACCGACGAGAGCGGTGTGTACGCCTTCGTTGTCGGCGCCGGATTCTATCGTGTGCGCGAGGTGCCGCAGCCCGGCTGGGTGCAGACCAGCGCCGACCCGCCCGACATCGTCGTCGAAGGTGACGAGATGATGATGCCGCGCGCTGGCCATCCGGCGCAGGCACCTCGCCGCCTCGCGGCGGGGCAGTCGTTCCAGTTCCTCGACTTCGGCAACTTCCGCCTCGGCAACGTGCCCGGCGCGGCGTTCGAGGATCGCGATGATAACGCGCGGAGAGACTCCACCGATCCCGGCCTCGCCGGCTGGACGATCTTCACCGACGACAACGAGAACGGACACCTCGATGAGGGTGAAGCCCGTGTCGTGACCGGCGCGGACGGCCGCTATCTCTTTCAAGGGCTCACCGCGGGCCGGCACGTGCTGCGCGAACTGATGCAGTGTGGCTACCGCCAGACTTTCCCCCTCGGGCATGGAACCTACGACCTCGATATCACGAGCAGCGGCGGCGTGAGCGACAAGGATTTCGGAAATCAACCGCCGAGCGCGATCCCCGGCGACAGCAACCGCGACGGCCGCGTCTCGGCTGCGGACTTGACCGCCACGAGCATGGGGCTCGCCGGCGGCCGGCAACACCCGCTGATGGACGCAAACGAGGATGGGGACATCAACGGCGCCGATCTCGGCGCGACCGCATCGAACGCGTTTGCGTGCGGCGCGCTGTTCGCCCTCGTTGCGCCGTTGCCGACGGAAACGCCGACCGCGACGAGCACTGTGTTGGCGACCTCTACGCCCGTGCCGACCAGCATGCGCACGGCGACGCCGACAGTCACACAGACAGCGACCGCGACGAACTCGCCAACCCGCACCGCCACGTTCGTGGGCAAAACATCAACGCCGACGAAGACGGCGACCGGCACGGCGACCCGGGCCACGCTCACTCCGACCAAGACACCGACGGTCTCTCTCGCGTGCAGCATGCCGGCGACTCCGCTCGCGATTCCCGACGGCAGCGCGACCGGAATCAACGACACGCTCACGCTGAGCGACACGGCGCTCATCACCGATCTCAACGTTCGCCTTGAGATCGAACATACGTGGGTGGGTGACCTCGTGGTGTCGCTGACGCACGTGGACACCGGAACACGTGTCGTCCTGCTCGATCGACCGGGAAAACCGACGAGTGACGATGGCTGCGGTGCGGAGAATGTCGACACGATTCTGGACGACGAGGCGGGAGCGTTGGCGGAAGACGCGTGCAACTTCTCTCCTCCCGGCATCGGCGGCCGCCTGCGGCCGTCCGCTTCCCTCAGCGCCTTCGATGGCGAGCACTTGGCCGGACAATGGCGGCTGACGGTCGCCGACGAAGCCACCGGCGATGTCGGCGTCCTGATCCGTTGGTGCCTCGAGGCCAACGGACCGGACGTGCCACCGCAGCCGACGCCAACGCCGACGCCGCCTGCCGACCGATTCACGCAATGCGATACGCTGGTCGATCCTGACGCGATTCCGGACAATAGCGCGAGCGGGATTGCCTCCGACATCGTCATCGCCAACGGCGCCGGCATCACCGATCTGAACGTGTTGGTCGACATCTCGCACGACTGGGTTGGTGATCTCGTCGTGCGGCTCACTCACGTCGACACGGGCACAAGTGCGGTACTCATCGATCGTCCAGGACTGCCGGCTCTTCCGCCGGACGGGTGTGGCGGTGCGGACATCGTCGCCGTGCTCGACGACGAGGCGCCGACCGCGGTCGAAGACGAATGTTCCGACGCCTTCCCGGCGATCAGCGGTGACTTCATCCCGAACAACCCGCTGAGTGTCTTTGATGGCGAGGACGCCGCCGGCGCGTGGCGCCTCACGGTTTCGGACAACGCTCTCGGCGACACGGGAAATCTGAACGCGTGGTGTCTCGGCGTGAACGAGTCACCGGTTAGCGGGTCGATCTCGCTGGGAAGGCGAGCCATCCTGCGGGCGCAACAAGCCCTGGCGCGCTGCCATGTCACTGATCACGACCGCGTCGGCGCCGACTAG
- a CDS encoding ferritin-like domain-containing protein → MADFLSAYSIQNWLESCPQGYLMNTEYGHGSGEQEPELLQNNPVLHEDTIRTTVQLVVGERCALAASSGLINAAPDEASKRFLATQTLDEARHVEIFTHRLYDLGVRRSEREDVIKRLANPNLVKFAEILLEKVDKKDFVAGVVGQNIVLEGMAFSVFEMMYAMNQPVNPKFAHTLSGTIADERRHVGFGENRIGTLIKDHPEKKPEVERMQKEMSYYMLATFADAFRNNRAAAEMEHIGQERVHAQWQGVDLGRMQPEEMEDVLADTVLKEFKTRLGRIGIEYQTPVRP, encoded by the coding sequence ATGGCCGATTTCTTGTCCGCCTACTCGATCCAGAACTGGCTCGAGTCCTGCCCGCAAGGGTACCTGATGAACACCGAGTACGGGCACGGCTCAGGCGAACAGGAGCCCGAGCTGTTGCAGAACAACCCGGTGTTGCATGAAGACACCATCCGCACCACCGTGCAGTTGGTGGTCGGCGAGCGCTGCGCGCTGGCCGCGTCCTCTGGGCTCATCAATGCCGCCCCGGATGAAGCGAGCAAGCGATTTCTAGCAACCCAGACGCTCGACGAGGCTCGTCACGTCGAGATCTTCACGCACCGCCTCTACGACCTCGGCGTCCGCCGGAGCGAGCGCGAGGATGTCATCAAGCGACTGGCCAATCCCAACCTGGTCAAGTTCGCCGAGATCCTGCTCGAAAAGGTCGACAAGAAGGACTTCGTCGCGGGCGTCGTCGGTCAGAACATCGTGCTCGAAGGCATGGCCTTCAGCGTCTTCGAAATGATGTACGCGATGAATCAGCCGGTGAACCCGAAGTTCGCGCACACGCTCTCCGGCACCATCGCCGACGAGCGACGTCACGTCGGCTTCGGTGAAAACCGCATCGGCACGCTGATCAAAGATCATCCCGAGAAGAAGCCCGAGGTCGAGCGTATGCAGAAGGAGATGTCGTACTACATGCTGGCGACCTTCGCCGACGCCTTCCGCAACAACCGGGCAGCGGCCGAGATGGAGCACATCGGACAAGAGCGTGTCCACGCGCAGTGGCAAGGCGTCGACCTCGGGCGGATGCAACCGGAGGAAATGGAGGATGTCCTCGCCGATACTGTGCTGAAGGAGTTCAAGACGCGTTTGGGCCGCATCGGCATCGAGTATCAGACTCCAGTCCGACCGTGA